ATAATACATAATAAATCGGTAATCATATCCATAAAATCTAAACAATGTTTATATAATTGGTGATCAAGATGAACGAAAATGAAAAAAAGACAGATACAGTGGAAATTGATGATATAGATCGTAAAATCATTAGTTTGTTTAACGAAGATGGTAGAATGTCTTATAGAAAGATCGCCAAACGTCTTG
This is a stretch of genomic DNA from Methanobacterium petrolearium. It encodes these proteins:
- a CDS encoding AsnC family protein, giving the protein MNENEKKTDTVEIDDIDRKIISLFNEDGRMSYRKIAKRL